One stretch of Cololabis saira isolate AMF1-May2022 chromosome 15, fColSai1.1, whole genome shotgun sequence DNA includes these proteins:
- the LOC133461002 gene encoding zymogen granule membrane protein 16-like: MLFVAFLALLAVCAASEVGPQYSFSPPVGSGTGSPYTITGEGRITAIRVWENYNGYIRGIQFRYGFVWSPVVGYIHGTTQEIELYEGEAIVQVSGKYVQYLDSVVFTTNQGRSLYAGKPAGHSFNMYPEHRGAELVFISGWVHVGISSLGTHWAVLNPSFNSTAGH; encoded by the exons ATGCTTTTCGTTGCGTTTCTTGCACTCCTGGCAGTTTGTGCTGCATCTGAGG TCGGGCCTCAATACTCATTCTCCCCACCGGTGGGGTCAGGAACTGGCAGCCCATACACCATCACTGGAGAGGGAAGGATCACTGCCATAAGAGTATGGGAAAACTACAATGGCTACATCCGagg CATCCAGTTCCGATACGGCTTTGTCTGGTCTCCCGTTGTTGGTTATATTCATGGAACTACCCAAGAAATAGAGTTGTATGAAGGTGAAGCCATCGTACAGGTGTCTGGGAAGTACGTTCAGTATCTGGATTCTGTGGTCTTCACCACCAACCAGGGCCGCTCCTTGTATGCGGGCAAGCCTGCAGGTCACTCCTTCAACATGTACCCTGAACACAGAGGGGCAGAACTGGTTTTCATCAGCGGTTGGGTGCATGTAGGCATCAGCTCCCTTGGGACTCACTGGGCTGTTCTTAATCCATCCTTCAACAGCACAGCTGGACACTAA
- the LOC133461027 gene encoding zymogen granule membrane protein 16-like, with amino-acid sequence MLFVAFLALLAVCAASEVGPQYSFSPPVGSGSGSPYTVTGEGRITAIRVWENYNSYIRGIQFRYGFVWSPVGGYIYGTAKEIELYEGEAIVQVSGKCGHYLDSVVFTTNQGRSLYAGQPYGHSFNMYPEHRGAELVFISGRVHGAITSIGTHWAVLNPSFNSTAGH; translated from the exons atgcttttcgttgcATTTCTTGCACTCCTGGCAGTTTGTGCTGCATCTGAGG TCGGGCCTCAATACTCATTCTCCCCACCGGTGGGGTCAGGAAGTGGCAGCCCATACACCGTCACTGGAGAGGGAAGGATCACTGCCATAAGAGTATGGGAAAACTACAATAGCTACATCCGagg CATCCAGTTCCGATACGGCTTTGTCTGGTCTCCCGTTGGTGGTTACATTTATGGAACTGCCAAAGAAATAGAGTTGTATGAAGGTGAAGCCATCGTGCAGGTGTCTGGGAAGTGCGGTCACTATCTGGATTCTGTGGTCTTCACCACCAACCAGGGCCGCTCCCTGTACGCGGGCCAGCCTTATGGTCACTCCTTCAACATGTACCCTGAACACAGAGGGGCAGAACTGGTCTTCATCAGCGGTCGGGTGCATGGAGCCATCACCTCCATTGGGACTCACTGGGCTGTTCTTAATCCATCCTTCAACAGCACAGCTGGACACTAA